In Aspergillus nidulans FGSC A4 chromosome II, a single window of DNA contains:
- a CDS encoding putative MFS monocarboxylate transporter (transcript_id=CADANIAT00004581), producing the protein MPRSTQPVFEAELASESPNPTQSHGVSWAFPEGGRQAWTCLLGSCLLMFPSFGFQTAIGSVQDYISTNQLARYSVRDVGWITAILVFLTLFLGVQVGPLFDRYGPRTLLVCGSLASFTSYMLLAECSRYWHFILCLSVLGGTAAAVITTVSIAVLSHWFYRRRALASGLCMAGSSAGGAVLPLLLRVLFPRYGWTTSVRVIAFIALACYALGVMLVRGRLPASGSRASKATIDFRAFRSLRLCSLTVAVFSFEFIIFGCAALLPTYVRFAGLSTDVQFYALTVLNSMSLLGRVLPGFAADQLGRFNVLLCLVAITMVAMAAVWLPFGTRDEATLYAVVAVFGFGSGGWLSLAPVCAGQLCSTEEYGRYYGTVYFVAAFGVLLTVPVGGALLQSTTPRVLIGFYSAVLMVGFLALALSRWALLEWRWRWKVKV; encoded by the exons ATGCCTCGATCGACTCAGCCGGTCTTTGAGGCGGAATTGGCGTCTGAGTCCCCAAATCCCACTCAATCTCATGGAGTCAGCTGGGCTTTCCCCGAAGGTGGCCGGCAGGCATGGACCTGCCTGCTGGGATCTTGTCTACTGATGTTCCCCTCCTTTGGTTTCCAGACTGCCA TTGGCTCCGTGCAAGACTACATCAGCACAAACCAGCTCGCCAGGTATAGTGTCCGCGACGTGGGCTGGATCACCGCGATTCTAGTATTCCTTACTCTGTTCCTTGGAGTTCAAGTCGGCCCTCTTTTCGACCGGTATGGACCCCGAACCCTGCTAGTCTGCGGGTCGCTAGCCAGTTTCACCTCGTACATGCTGCTCGCCGAATGCAGCCGGTACTGGCACTTCATTCTGTGCTTATCGGTCCTTGGAGGAACCGCCGCCGCAGTCATCACAACCGTCTCAATCGCCGTTCTGAGCCACTGGTTCTATCGCCGACGTGCCCTGGCCTCGGGCCTCTGCATGGCGGGATCCTCGGCCGGCGGGGCGgttcttccgcttcttcttcgagtgCTGTTTCCGCGCTATGGCTGGACAACGTCTGTCCGCGTGATCGCTTTCATCGCGCTGGCATGCTATGCGCTCGGGGTCATGCTTGTGCGTGGCCGGCTGCccgccagcggcagccgCGCCAGCAAGGCGACAATTGACTTCCGGGCGTTCCGGTCCCTGCGTCTTTGCTCCCTGACTGTGGCGGTGTTCTCCTTCgagttcatcatcttcggctGCGCCGCACTGCTCCCGACATATGTGCGCTTCGCCGGGCTATCGACCGACGTCCAATTCTACGCCCTCACCGTCCTGAATAGCATGAGCTTGCTGGGCAGGGTCCTCCCCGGGTTTGCGGCCGACCAGCTCGGCCGTTTTAATGTCTTGCTCTGTTTGGTCGCTATCACGATGGTCGCTATGGCGGCGGTGTGGCTCCCTTTTGGAACCCGCGACGAGGCTACGCTCTACGCCGTTGTTGCCGTCTTTGGCTTCGGCTCGGGCGGATGGCTGTCGCTAGCGCCGGTCTGCGCGGGCCAGCTCTGCTCCACTGAGGAATACGGGCGCTACTATGGGACCGTCTACTTTGTCGCTGCGTTTGGCGTCTTGTTGACAGTGCCAGTCGGGGGTGCTCTGCTTCAGTCGACTACGCCTCGTGTTCTCATTGGATTCTATTCTGCGGTTCTGATGGTTGggtttcttgcgcttgcgttGTCCCGATGGGCGTTGTTGgagtggaggtggaggtggaaggtCAAAGTATAA
- a CDS encoding uncharacterized protein (transcript_id=CADANIAT00004582), translated as MFITTTWYTREEIPVRTGIWFSGNSVGGLLASILAYGIGHIDHPLQPWMWLFIILGTATFLWGFVILVSLPDSISKAAFLTAEEKAFLSRRVVIAGTGRTEGTVWKPDQAAECFRDPKTWHLLGIAALTQIPNGGIQNFSNLVIKSFGFTALESTLVNIPVSIISAATITLTGWLAGRFQGLNCILIACVLAVSGLGSTLVYARIYHVPLGVQLLGYFLLATGPGALPLTMSLAQTNYKGVTKKMTMTGTMFVVYCVGNIAGPHLFSASEARHETSFRAILICYALSAALALSLYVYLQRLNSQRNREEGTVRAGPVAALPQQPDRPTGRSATSTEISPLIRTSQGQDDCDLTDWNTFGFRYRL; from the coding sequence ATGTTCATCACCACCACTTGGTATACACGCGAAGAGATTCCCGTTCGGACCGGTATCTGGTTCTCAGGTAACTCCGTCGGCGGGCTTCTTGCTAGCATTTTGGCGTACGGGATCGGCCATATCGACCACCCTCTCCAGCCGTGGATGTGGTTattcatcatcctcggaaCTGCCACCTTCCTCTGGGGCTTCGTCATCCTAGTCTCTTTGCCAGACAGCATTTCGAAGGCAGCCTTCCTGACCGCTGAGGAGAAAGCGTTCCTGTCAAGACGCGTCGTCATTGCCGGGACAGGACGCACAGAGGGAACTGTGTGGAAACCCGACCAAGCCGCCGAGTGCTTCCGCGACCCTAAAACATGGCACCTGCTTGGAATCGCTGCTCTAACCCAGATACCCAACGGGGGCATTCAGAACTTCTCGAATCTGGTCATCAAATCGTTCGGATTCACAGCCTTGGAATCTACCCTGGTAAATATCCCGGTTAGTATCATCAGCGCTGCAACGATCACCCTTACGGGATGGCTCGCGGGTCGTTTTCAGGGTCTCAATTGCATCCTTATTGCGTGCGTCCTCGCAGTATCAGGGCTTGGGAGTACCCTAGTGTATGCGCGAATATACCACGTTCCGCTCGGTGTCCAGCTTCTAGGATATTTCCTCCTCGCCACAGGCCCAGGTGCCCTTCCTCTGACCATGTCTCTAGCCCAGACCAATTACAAAGGCGTCACCAAaaagatgacgatgacgggAACGATGTTTGTCGTATACTGCGTAGGCAACATTGCAGGTCCTCACCTATTCAGCGCTAGCGAAGCACGCCATGAGACCTCATTCCGGGCCATCCTCATCTGCTATGCGCTTTCGGCGGCACTCGCGCTTTCCCTATATGTGTATCTGCAGCGGCTCAATTCCCAGAGGAACCGTGAAGAAGGCACAGTGCGCGCTGGACCAGTTGCGGCTCTCCCTCAACAGCCAGATAGACCTACGGGCAGGTCCGCAACCAGCACCGAAATATCTCCACTCATCCGCACATCTCAAGGGCAGGATGATTGCGACCTGACCGACTGGAACACATTTGGGTTTCGCTACCGTCTATAG
- a CDS encoding putative C6 transcription factor (transcript_id=CADANIAT00004583) — protein sequence MNPFKPDESSSAHSALPLAPGHDDVALPDDFDSNSPASSREPGSAQTGGDAAGFQDGNRDNAADRGDDTPQTHQEQAGDKPPWSETKTKAGKERKRLPLACIACRRKKIRCSGEKPACKHCSRSRIPCVYKVTTRKAAPRTDYMAMLDKRLKRMEDRVIKTIPKDEFRDMGAIGRANVRPAQPGQAVKNQKKRSADEAFAAELEQWARGSRSGPQDTFPMRREGKPDGPSLMTEGAEFLPSLEIQEHLAEVFFDCVYGQSYLLLHKPSFVRRLKARTVPPVLILAVCAVSARFSTHPQINSEPPFLRGENWASPAATIALKRHDEPNITILTVFLLLGLHEFGTCHGGRSWSFGGQAMRMAYALQLHRELDYDPLLSQGNGGGVQLSFTDREIRRRTMWACFLMDRYNSSGSQRPPIGNEKFIQIQLPIKESHFQMEIPGPTEDLEGNVLNPVPEDVGQLSNAKSNMGVLAYIIRAVVIWGRIVDYLNLGGKRRDNHPLWSPESGYSRLRKQIEDFSASLPSHLHFTYENLQVHAADRVANQFLFLHIIIHQNTLFLNQFAIPLSPGGRPPRDMPRTFLSNAGRAAVEAAHHISALINHAAPYPLTVPFAGYCAYSASTVHIWGIFSKNTQLEARSKENLRHTYRYLNKMKKYWGMFHYMVESAKDRYRQFADAALKGTVASQNGPVAPMFQYGDWFDKYPHGVSRQHWEDSSHAARQKDDEAVMSQKPDLQSVEDFFASLSPTPQPNDSRRKHSRAGSRIDLTTMDQTTPTPTSQQIVDVNLETSPGILGTSGTGFPQPMFPQNRGHQTFGHSPFDFTIPVTDQLPQLDRQFVYDSFGGFKPSTNSYVPNPNDQPPSFSTMNGADVAPPPGPQDTGLPNQDIFTGQMDPNAPSGAGEYYQPSAWFLPFNLDPIGAGVSLDPGSQPDAGGDLSGFGATGNMPMGAYDLGMSGMDHNHGSQMKGPAIDLGGSALTSILDVEIAQLLLVA from the exons ATGAACCCATTCAAACCCGACGAGTCCTCTTCGGCCCATTCCGCGCTGCCTCTAGCCCCAGGCCACGACGACGTCGCTCTCCCCGACGATTTCGACTCGAACAGTCCAGCCAGCTCGCGCGAGCCCGGGAGCGCCCAGACTGGCGGTGATGCAGCAGGATTTCAGGATGGAAACCGGGACAATGCGGCCGACCGCGGGGACGACACTCCACAAACGCACCAGGAACAGGCTGGTGACAAGCCGCCATGGAGCGAAACGAAGACCAAGGCCGGCAAAGAGCGGAAGCGGCTCCCTTTGGCATGTATAGCGTGTCGGCGAAAGAAGATTCGCTGCTCGGGAGAAAAGCCTGCATGCAAGCACTGCTCGCGGTCGCGGATTCCTTGCGTGTACAAGGTGACGACTAGGAAGGCTGCTCCCCGCACGGACTACATGGCGATGCTAGATAAGAGGTTGAAGCGGATGGAAGACCGGGTTATCAAGACGATTCCCAAGGACGAGTTTAGAGATATGGGCGCGATTGGCCGGGCGAATGTGCGTCCCGCGCAGCCGGGGCAGGCTGTcaagaaccagaagaagCGGTCGGCCGATGAAGCTTTTGCCGCTGAACTGGAGCAGTGGGCGCGCGGGAGCCGAAGCGGGCCGCAGGATACCTTTCCCATGCGGCGTGAGGGCAAGCCTGATGGCCCGAGTCTGATGACTGAGGGGGCCGAGTTTCTGCCGTCGCTGGAGATACAGGAACATCTGGCGGAGGTGTTTTTTGATTGTGTTTACGGCCAATCCTACCTGCTTCTGCACAAACCGAGCTTTGTGCGCCGTCTCAAAGCTCGCACAGTACCACCTGTGCTCATTCTTGCGGTTTGCGCCGTCTCGGCCCGGTTCTCAACACATCCACAGATTAACTCTGAACCCCCGTTCCTACGCGGAGAGAACTGGGCAAGCCCGGCCGCGACGATCGCTCTGAAACGCCACGACGAACCGAATATCACGATCTTGACTGTTTTcctgcttcttggtcttcatGAGTTTGGTACATGCCATGGCGGACGGAGCTGGTCTTTTGGTGGGCAGGCAATGCGCATGGCCTACGCGCTTCAACTCCATCGAGAGCTCGACTACGATCCATTACTGTCGCAGGGTAACGGTGGCGGTGTTCAGCTCAGCTTCACAGATCGAGAGATACGGAGGCGGACGATGTGGGCTTGTTTCTTGATGGATCGTTACAATTCATCAGGCAGCCAGCGTCCCCCGATCGGTAACGAAAAGTTCATTCAGATACAGCTTCCGATCAAGGAGTCGCATTTCCAAATGGAGATCCCGGGGCCTACAGAAGATCTGGAGGGCAACGTGCTAAATCCAGTCCCGGAAGACGTCGGCCAGCTGTCCAATGCGAAGTCCAACATGGGCGTGCTGGCCTACATCATTCGAGCGGTCGTGATTTGGGGCCGGATAGTTGACTACCTCAACTTAGGCGGGAAGCGCCGAGATAACCATCCGTTATGGTCGCCAGAATCTGGGTACTCACGACTCCGAAAACAGATTGAGGATTTTTCTGCCTCCCTCCCGAGCCATCTACATTTTACCTACGAAAACCTTCAAGTACATGCGGCTGATCGTGTCGCCAATcagttcctcttccttcacATCATCATCCACCAAAATACTCTCTTTCTGAATCAATTCGCTATTCCACTCTCACCCGGCGGGCGCCCTCCACGGGATATGCCCCGCACGTTTCTTAGCAATGCTGGCCGCGCAGCAGTAGAAGCGGCCCATCACATCTCTGCGCTTATAAATCATGCTGCACCATATCCTCTGACGGTTCCCTTTGCCGGGTACTGCGCATATTCGGCCAGCACCGTCCATATCTGGGGTATTTTCTCCAAGAACACACAACTAGAAGCCCGGTCCAAGGAGAACCTCCGGCATACCTACCGCTACCTGAACAAAATGAAGAAGTACTGGGGCATGTTCCATTACATGGTAGAGAGCGCCAAAGACCGTTACCGGCAGTTTGCAGATGCCGCACTTAAAGGCACAGTGGCCTCGCAGAACGGTCCTGTTGCGCCCATGTTCCAGTACGGTGATTGGTTCGACAAGTACCCTCATGGCGTCTCGCGACAACATTGGGAAGACTCGAGCCATGCAGCCAGGCAGAAGGATGACGAGGCTGTGATGAGTCAGAAACCGGACCTCCAAAGCGTTGAGGACTTCTTCGCCAGCCTCTCACCTACACCTCAGCCCAACGACTCTCGTCGGAAACACTCCCGGGCCGGCAGCAGAATTGACCTAACAACGATGGATCAAACGACCCCCACACCAACCTCGCAACAGATTGTCGACGTCAACCTGGAAACATCTCCGGGCATCCTCGGAACCTCAGGTACAGGCTTCCCCCAGCCAATGTTCCCCCAAAACCGCGGCCACCAAACCTTCGGCCACTCCCCTTTCGACTTTACCATTCCTGTCACCGACCAACTTCCCCAACTCGACCGTCAGTTCGTATACGACTCCTTCGGCGGCTTCAAGCCGTCAACTAATTCTTACGTCCCGAATCCCAACGATCAGCCACCCTCGTTCTCAACAATGAACGGCGCAGACGTGGCGCCCCCGCCGGGGCCTCAGGATACTGGTCTTCCCAACCAAGACATTTTTACTGGACAGATGGACCCCAATGCCCCTTCAGGCGCCGGCGAGTACTACCAACCATCTGCATGGTTTCTTCCCTTCAACCTTGACCCGATCGGCGCGGGCGTCAGTCTCGACCCGGGTTCTCAGCCGGATGCAGGAGGCGACCTGTCAGGTTTCGGCGCTACGGGAAATATGCCCATGGGCGCGTATGACCTTGGGATGTCTGGCATGGACCATAACCATGGGTCGCAGATGAAGGG ACCAGCCATTGATTTAGGCGGTTCTGCCCTTACTAGCATACTAGACGTCGAGATTGCTCAGTTACTGCTCGTAGCGTGA
- a CDS encoding putative vacuolar sorting receptor (Mrl1) (transcript_id=CADANIAT00004584) — protein sequence MKPLTSRFCFLLASAFTSVYASSDSSGSGELAPCVARSPTTGLYYDLNALHVQPLPSDEKSRKYMRDESWHAKGYDYNANFTLNVCGPVVENITDVVGIEEERWQNVSAYYQTNGKTYSIGQQSSDPFFRGRKLVMNYTDGSPCDDEGSHNKSTIISFLCDRDVTTSTPIFSFVGTMDQCTYFFEVRSSAACGGYGHNPAGQGLSPGGVFGIIALIAVAAYLVGGCAYQRTVMHQRGWRQCPNYSLWAGIVDFLKDMAIICLSSLGRFFNFKRSTTNRASAGADGLQHGQFAGNRRRDVDAENRLIDQLDEEWDD from the exons ATGAAGCCACTAACGTCACGCTTCTGTTTTCTCCTGGCCTCTGCCTTTACTTCTGTGTATGCGTCTTCCGACTCGTCTGGCTCCGGTGAACTAGCCCCATGTGTCGCGCGCTCTCCGACAACGGGACTTTACTACGACTTGAACGCCCTACATGTACAACCGCTCCCGAGCGACGAGAAGTCACGCAAATACATGCGAGATGAAAGCTGGCACGCGAAGGGCTATGATTACAACGCCAATTTTACGCTGAACGTCTGCGGTCCGGTAGTTGAAAATATCACGGACGTGGTCGGtattgaggaggagaggtGGCAGAATGTCAGCGCTTACTACCAGACGAATGGGAAGACATATTCAATCGG GCAACAATCGTCCGATCCGTTCTTTCGCGGTCGTAAGCTTGTCATGAACTACACGGACGGCTCCCCGTGCGATGACGAGGGATCGCACAACAAGTCGACAATCATCTCGTTCTTGTGCGACCGCGATGTGACCACGTCGACACCTATATTCTCTTTCGTCGGCACGATGGACCAATGTACATACTTCTTTGAAGTCCGAAGCTCTGCCGCCTGTGGTGGCTATGGCCACAACCCTGCTGGGCAGGGTCTTTCCCCGGGCGGCGTGTTCGGCATAAT TGCTctcatcgctgtcgctgcgTACCTGGTTGGGGGCTGCGCATATCAACGAACCGTCATGCACCAGCGCGGCTGGAGGCAGTGCCCCAACTACAGTCTTTGGGCCGGGATCGTGGACTTCTTGAAA GACATGGCCATAATTtgcctctcctccctcggacgcttcttcaacttcaaaCGCTCAACAACGAACCGCGCATCTGCCGGGGCTGATGGTTTACAACATGGCCAATTTGCGGGAAACCGGCGTCGCGATGTCGATGCAGAAAATCGACTGATTGATCAGTTGGATGAGGAATGGGATGATTAG
- the erg24B gene encoding c-14 sterol reductase (transcript_id=CADANIAT00004585) — translation MTSKKDKTPVPVQPVPEKRGYEFFGPYGAFAITFGLPVLLYGFTFLCNEVSGCPAPSLLHPSTLTLDKLKEEVGWPEGGIRALYDTKVFLWVLGYYLLQLVLYVVLPGQVVEGTELACGGRLRYKFNAFPTAVLILAGLAAGTYLDGADFVVWTFIWDNYPQVIAANLIICSSLAAFVYLNSFSVPAPGKPNPELRQLAPGGHSGNVLYDFFIGRELNPRVRLPIPFVDEASRTIDIKVWCEMRPGLLGWIIMNLSNIARQYRTFGYVTDSIVLSTALQAFYVLDGLYMEPALLTTMDVIMDGFGYMLSFGDLVWVPFIYNLQTRYLAMFPNELGLRGIALVLAPTVVGYMIFRGANNQKNRFRTNPNDPRVKDIKYIETASGSKLMTSGWWGLARHINYLGDWLMSWSYSLPTGVSGFVIVNSVSPSTGELEKRAVQTPESRGAALLITYFFLIYFGVLLLHRERRDEEKCKKKYGKDWDRYTSLVRSRIIPGVY, via the exons ATGACGTCTAAAAAGGACAAAACTCCTGTTCCTGTACAGCCGGTTCCAGAGAAGCGAGGCTACGAGTTCTTTGGCCC ATACGGCGCTTTTGCTATCACCTTTGGCCTCCCCGTCCTCCTGTACGGCTTCACGTTCCTGTGCAACGAAGTCTCCGGCTGTCCTGCGCCATCCCTGCTGCACCCCTCGACGTTGACGCTGGATAAATTGAAGGAGGAAGTCGGCTGGCCTGAGGGTGGAATTCGTGCGCTTTATGATACCAAAGTTTTCCTCTGGGTGCTGGGCTATTAcctgctgcagctggtgcTTTATGTAGTTCTTCCGGGGCAGGTAGTCGAGGGCACTGAACTGGCTTGCGGTGGAAGATTGCGGTACAAGTTCAATGCTTTCCCTACCGCCGTGCTGATTCTGGCTGGTCTGGCCGCTGGTACTTACCTGGACGGCGCCGACTTTGTTGTCTGGACATTTATCTGGGACAATTACCCGCAGGTCATCGCCGCCAACCTGATCATCTGCTCGTCGCTTGCAGCTTTCGTCTATCTCAATAGCTTTTCCGTTCCTGCGCCCGGCAAACCTAACCCCGAGCTTCGACAGTTGGCGCCCGGGGGGCACTCTGGCAACGTGCTCTACGATTTCTTTATCGGACGCGAACTGAACCCTCGGGTGCGACTCCCAATTCCGTTCGTCGACGAGGCTTCTCGGACCATTGATATCAAAGTCTGGTGCGAGATGCGCCCTGGATTGCTCGGATGGATCATCATGAACCTGTCCAATATCGCCCGCCAGTACAGGACGTTCGGATACGTGACCGATTCCATTGTCCTCTCGACGGCACTGCAGGCTTTCTATGTTCTGGACGGACTCTACATGGAGCCGGCTCTTCTGACCACCATGGACGTGATCATGGATGGTTTCGGATATATGCTTTCGTTCGGCGATCTCGTCTGGGTTCCCTTCATCTACAATCTGCAAACCAGATACCTTGCAATGTTCCCTAACGAACTTGGCCTGCGGGGTATCGCTCTCGTGCTGGCCCCGACAGTCGTGGGATACATGATCTTCCGCGGTGCCAACAACCAGAAGAACCGCTTCCGTACCAACCCCAACGACCCGCGGGTCAAGGACATCAAGTACATCGAAACTGCTTCTGGCTCCAAGCTCATGACCTCTGGCTGGTGGGGCCTAGCCCGGCACATCAACTACCTCGGCGACTGGCTTATGTCCTGGTCGTACTCCCTGCCCACCGGGGTTTCCGGCTTCGTCATTGTCAACAGCGTGAGCCCGTCCACTGGCGAGCTAGAGAAGCGAGCCGTGCAGACACCAGAGTCGCGCGGCGCAGCTCTCCTAATCACTtacttcttcttgatctaCTTTGGagtcctgctcctccatCGCGAGCGTCGCGATGAGGAGAAATGCAAGAAGAAGTATGGCAAGGACTGGGATAGATATACTTCCCTTGTTCGCAGCCGTATTATCCCAGGTGTTTACTAG
- a CDS encoding tRNA-specific adenosine deaminase (transcript_id=CADANIAT00004586) — MPESCPDANSLPSRIAVLVHTHFDGLPKRSKPVLRDDGTAEWIPMAGIVLVKGANTPAEQLTCVTVTTGAKCLPASQIPHCNGLVLHDCHAEILAMRAFNYWLLSECRAVLISEQHQSFIDGEGELNPPAPSPYIRRWRRQSQKITGPESNALFPPFEICPDVDIYMYCTCAPCGDASMELVMEAQDDPTPWALPNTTSTSDTDPELPRTDAHILSGRGHFSKLGIVRRKPARADAESTKSKSCSDKIALRQVTSLLSYESSLLVAVTENAYVKGLVMPEEEISKSGCERCFGGGQNGRMRGLNGKVWPVNAEVDAGTSLGSNEQAGRNKGSESDSQRCHRHSYAFRPFEILSIPNSLLKSLWAFRKPRATDPVFDGESKDTSRPQVKKTKPGTISAVWVRAPTPTRPSNPATDSQDSGTNLPTPVTDNGTKILPVLRGSKTGLFESIINGVRQGHKASGPGPGIRGASALCRARMWELWRGITSDTFQCTGVSETGALNKNDDRSLKETSLDFENKEISTAFQASTYREFKEPKGVLSGVVLARRQAMNAAKDILDGWVPNDGDEEWGWRWNRGELFDARGDPVVMDPKGSKKRKR; from the exons ATGCCAGAGTCATGCCCAGATGCGAACTCTCTACCGTCTCGAATCGCAGTTCTTGTTCATACGCATTTTGATGGCCTGCCAAAACGCAGCAAGCCTGTTCTTCGCGATGATGGGACTGCCGAATGGATTCCTATGGCGGGGATTGTGCTTGTTAAAG GTGCGAATACGCCCGCGGAACAACTAACCTGTGTCACCGTCAC AACCGGTGCCAAATGCCTCCCGGCAAGCCAAATCCCCCATTGCAACGGCCTAGTCCTCCATGACTGCCACGCCGAGATCCTCGCCATGCGCGCCTTCAACTACTGGCTTCTCTCCGAATGCCGCGCCGTCCTTATTAGTGAGCAGCATCAATCCTTCATAGACGGGGAGGGAGAGCTTAACCCACCCGCGCCGTCACCTTATATCAGGCGCTGGCGACGCCAATCTCAGAAAATCACTGGTCCAGAGTCAAACGCTTTATTTCCACCCTTTGAGATCTGCCCAGACGTAGACATCTACATGTACTGCACCTGCGCACCCTGTGGTGACGCAAGCATGGAGCTCGTCATGGAAGCACAAGACGATCCGACCCCGTGGGCTCTCCCAAATACAACCTCAACTTCAGACACAGACCCAGAATTACCAAGAACAGACGCCCATATCCTCTCCGGCCGCGGCCACTTCTCCAAACTCGGCATTGTACGCCGTAAGCCCGCGCGCGCAGACGCGGAGTCTACGAAAAGCAAGTCATGCTCGGACAAGATAGCCCTGCGGCAAGTAACGTCGTTACTGAGCTACGAGAGTAGCCTGCTTGTTGCTGTAACGGAGAATGCGTATGTCAAGGGTCTAGTTATGcctgaggaggagatcaGCAAGTCGGGTTGCGAGAGGTGTTTTGGTGGGGGACAGAATGGGAGGATGAGAGGTTTGAATGGGAAGGTGTGGCCTGTTAATGCTGAGGTTGATGCCGGTACGAGTCTTGGCTCTAACGAGCAAGCGGGAAGAAACAAAGGTAGTGAGAGTGATAGTCAGAGATGCCACCGGCACAGTTATGCATTCCGCCCATTCGAGATCCTGTCTATCCCAAACTCACTGCTCAAATCTCTCTGGGCCTTCCGGAAACCAAGAGCTACTGACCCCGTTTTCGACGGGGAGTCAAAAGACACATCAAGGCCACAAGTCAAGAAAACCAAGCCAGGCACCATATCCGCCGTGTGGGTACGAGCTCCCACACCGACTCGCCCTTCCAATCCAGCAACAGATAGTCAAGACTCCGGCACCAATTTGCCGACCCCAGTCACCGATAATGGCACCAAGATACTGCCCGTTCTTCGGGGCTCAAAAACCGGCTTATTTGAGAGTATAATCAATGGCGTACGTCAAGGGCATAAGGCTTCTGGCCCTGGACCTGGGATACGCGGGGCATCGGCCTTATGCCGTGCAAGGATGTGGGAGCTCTGGAGAGGGATAACTAGCGATACCTTTCAGTGCACTGGTGTCAGCGAGACTGGCGCCTTGAATAAGAATGATGATAGGAGTCTTAAAGAGACCTCTTTGGATTTCGAGAACAAAGAGATATCCACTGCGTTCCAGGCGTCAACATATAGAGAGTTCAAGGAGCCGAAAGGGGTTTTGAGCGGTGTCGTTCTCGCTAGAAGGCAGGCTATGAATGCTGCGAAGGATATTTTGGACGGGTGGGTGCCTAATGACGGGGATGAGGAGTGGGGGTGGAGATGGAACAGGGGGGAGCTTTTTGATGCGAGGGGGGATCCTGTTGTGATGGATCCAAAGGGttcaaagaagaggaagcgaTAG